TTAGAAGCGGTGTGTTCCATCATCCTCGAACAAGTGGCAGGGTAGATCAGTCATACAACAGAGTGCCATAAAAATATGGCAACAACCACCAGAAAACACCACACCCGCTGCTGGTTAATGCAATACACTTAAAAACAGTAATCCACAGAATAACAAGCTTTCTTTAACCAACCAATTTCCAGGACCACAGcttttccccatccctccccaccaGCCATGAAACAAATCCTACCACGCAACTGGCACGGAGGTTGTCTGTCTTGGGCATCAGCACAGCGACTGGGTGGTGGTGAGGGTGCGCGGGGGTTGGGCGCAGGAGGCCTTAGGGCCAGTGGATATTCAAACCCTCCCTGACTGGGAACAACCCTGCTGTAAGTTGTCATGCTGCACAGGAAATCTAGCAGTACCACAGTTAGGAAGAACAGCTTTTGTCATCCTGCCAGTGCCTTTGTGGGGGAAGCTGACAGCGATCCAAGGCTCCAGAGGGAGACACACACCAacacacagctgcagaaaaagcttAAGAGGGGCAGACTACAGCTggcaaggggaaggagggagggcaggcagggatccTTCATCAGCTTTCACAGAGATTACGCGTTCCAAGTTTTTGAAGGCACATCATAAGCTTAGCAGCATTTGGGAGCCATTGTTTCTTGCTGGTCCTACTCAGAGGCTGCAGACAAGAGTGAAGCAGAGGTGAGTTGGAGGTGCTGATCAGAGTTTAAGAAAAATGGTCAAATCTGTGCTCCTTTCCCAAAATTACATACTCTCACAGCTCTCAGTATGCCTttctttcctagaaaaaaaaaacagtaataataaaaaaataatcaagtagCCTAACAGATGTAGGGTCTACCTGTTGCTTACTAGAAAGGAGTAGGGGACCCAGGGCAAGTGCAAGGCAAGTCTGTCCCAGTCCACACGGAGAAAAAGTCAAGGATGCCAGGCTCTCCTCCTGTATGAACTGGTTACGTCAGTTAGATTTAGAACTTAAATACACACATTTTAGAGGGACAGCTCAGGTTTCTAAGTCAGCAGAAGCCAGCACTGTCTGATAATGCCCAGAACAAGACTAAggtttttcaggaaacaaaaataatccctttacacacacacaaaaaagtgcAGGTTAGAGCATAAAGAACCATTTCCATAGTGGACAGCCAGTTTCGTTTTTCTCCCTGGAAAAGGAGCTCTGAGCCAGTGTGGAAGGTGCCACAAGTGCAGTACTGACTAGTGTATGATGTGTGATGGAGccattcaatttaaaaaaaaaaaacaaaaacaaatgaaggaaCCAACCCAGTGTTCATACTCAGGAAGAGGATCGTTAACCCTTTTAAAGAGTGCTTtatcctcctctcccccttttTACTTAAAGCCACAAACCAAAGTATTTATTTAGGATTACTCAGATAACACTTGCTGGGACTCTCAGGCTTTTGAGAAACTGAACACAATTTGCAGCTGAGAGCATATGCATGTGACAGAAAAGATGTCCTTAGCTCATTTTAAAGTGTATGTACATCTGCATTATTTTCAATGCTACTGTGGAAAAGGCTTTGCCACGGAGGTTAGTGTCCGTGTATGAAGTGCTTACATACACAGTGAAGACAAAAGAACCACTGACAGTTCAACTGTTAACAGCCAATACATAGCGCTGCAGGTTTCTAGTTAAGTTTGTTTTCACTAAGGTCGGTTAATAACGCAGCCTGCAGCCCGTGCCTTTGTCCACACGTGTAGTTACAATAAATGGAGCAGTGCTCAGAAGCAAGCAGTCAGGTACCCCTGATTTGGCCACAGCAGTTAGTAGTTATATACCTTGCCATATGAACACAGTCGTATTAGGTTTCATTAGAGGAGCATAATCTATTAATGATGTATCTGGAAGAAGTTTGGCATGCATGGGGCATCAAAAGAAACTTTACTGCAGGTGCTATTTATCCTACAGGATCACAGTGCATAAAGAGCAACAGAGTAGAGCATTTCAGTGATTTAACTCAAACAGTTCTGTCTGTCCCTGAGTGCTTTCTGACCACTTTACTTCCATGGACCTGATCCACTGCCAGTGTTTCGACCTCTGGCTGAGGCTGGGCTGGCGCAACATGATGGATGCGATGCGCCACCCCAATGTGTGCCTTGTGTGGCTTCTCGCGGGCTGGGCTGTGCGATTCACCGGGTGCACGATCTGAAGCAATAGGAGGAATAACCAATGGCCTCTCCTTAATAAGATGTACCTCTGCTGTCTCCCTGGCCAAGAGAAACGGGGTGGGATCGGGCATGGCATCCACAGGCTCTCTTAACAGCAGCTTCCGGCTATCCGATCCTATTCTGTAGGCCTCTTCAAACTCGGGGTTGAGTGGCGTCGACAGACTCTTCTTCATTCTGCGCCGTGGCGTCTCCGGCAGTTTATCTTTGGGAGGGGACGGCTTATAGTTGGACAGCACGGGACTGCCGGAAGGGGTCCCCTCCGAAGTCCCACCTGAACTCATCAGCTTCTTCTTAGTAGCATGCAGCTGAGAAGTTAAGTAAGCAATAGTGCTCGCTCTCTGCTCTAGTTCACTTGACAACATGTTGAGCTtatggcttttcatttttaactcttccaaatacttcttttctctttctttaataGTGTTTTCCAGCACCATTATCATTGCATTCTTTTGTTCGAGTTCTTTCAGTAATTCATTATTTTCAGCCTCTTTGACTTTTAGCTGAGCTTCAAGATCTTCGCACTTTCTTTTGAGTTCATCACTTCTCGAACTACCATTTTCTAGAATAGGAAAAACGGAAGTGTCTCAAGTTAAAAATAGCCACTAAGTAAAATAGCACAGTAGGGTTCCTTTTGCCATCCCAAAGCCATAAGAGAAATCCCAAAGCCTAACTTGAGCTAATATTCTTAAGATGACTTCATCTTCAGAAGCACCAGGACAGCTTTTAAGGAAATGGTGACAAGCTAGTGCCACTCACCATGGTTTAACAACGTTTCATAGTGTTGATATTAAGTAGAGATGCTTCATGTGTTCTGGGGAACAGGGATTACAGAAACCATGCTTGCTGAACTTGCCCAAAATTTGAGCCATTTTGCAGATTCTCTGGTTATTGGGAACTTCTCCGGTTCTGGTTACTGGGAAGCGGGAACTTCTGCACTGCAAATgccagacaggctggagagcgTGATGGAGTGGCTGTCGTGGCTCTCCAAGAAGACATGCTCGGGCTTTAGCTTCACCGCTCCATGGGCAGCTGAAGCCCGTGACTCTAAGGCAGAGGTGTGCCTCTTCACTAAGGCTTTGCTACCATAGCAAGCTCTTGGGGATTTGGTGTCTCAGcctggctgcctcctcctcacAAGAGCATGACACATCACCCTGGAACACCAGGGCCTCTTGCACACCATCGGAACAAGCAGGCTGACCAGCTCAGCACCCCTGCCCTAACACCATGGGGTGATTTTGTCACTATTTCCTTGGTCGTTACAGCCAGACGGCTTCCCAGCTGTTTAGCAGTGACCAGCAGCCTGAGCTTCTCCAACAACAGGCACCCTCTGTCACAGGGCTATCGACTATAACGTATGGGGTGCTGTCCCCTCCACAGAGGGCAGTGTCTGAGCTTGGCACAGCATCAACGCCGTGGCATCACTGATACATCACCTACTCTGAAAATCCTGTGATGAGAAGCATCTGAGCAACACCAAGGCATAAAGTTGAGTGCATGCAAAGCCACTCAGCTGCTTTGCTCGATTTGCCCATGTTCTCTCTTATCTGCAATACGTGTCTTGTCCCACACCGTCCCTGATCCAGGAGGTTACTCCTGGAGAGTATTTTATTCCTGTGCTTCACCTGTTGATAACATAACACATCTGCAATAACTAGACTCTAttgtgtatacacacatatatgtgtgtttgtatatatatatatatatgtataaacatAAAAGCTTTGCATTGTAATTACAGTACCAGGTAAGTTTTAATAATAGTTTCACTCTTCTGCTCCTGAAATTCACGTCCCATGTTCCCATATGGCATGCAGGGAACTGACTGCCCAGTAGGAGAGAGGAGTCAGCTGTTCTACGCTCTGTTCCTGGCTCTTTCACAGGCTTCCTATGTGGCCTTGGTAAAGAACTTGTGACATTGGCTTCATAAATAACAGTAAGTCTAGAAAGTAGAAAACTACTCTTCTACCTTTAGAATTTATAGAGTCAACATCCCAAGTGCCAAGTATTCTCACCTACTTGTAATggagaaaatataaacattGAAAAAGATGAGGAAGTTTAACatgaacattaaaagaaaaatgctagGTACTCCTTACCTGACAAGTCTGAACTCTTTACAGTCAGCTCATAGGttaaatctgaggaaaaaagttgtttatttttgttagaaCATCATCATCTAcccccacaccccacctggTGAGCATATTTACAATGGCAtacttcaataaaaatatagcTAACTCTTCCCCCCGCCTGAAGCAATAGTAGGAGATCCACTGCAAATTATCAAATCTGTAACACAACTGGAAATACTAGGTGActcattgctttttttaaaaacaaacactctTTGCTTAATGATCACACAGCTGTGCCCCGAGATACCTGCTGATCACCCTAAATATCCCCTGGTGTGGGGCCTGGTTGCTGAGGGGTCACTAGTGAGGTAGGAAGCAGTTACTCCATTCCTGTGAAAAGAATTAAGCACCGACTCGGCACCAGCATCCTCTCGCAGCTACctgtgcagtgctgctgcaggcgCCGAATCTCAGCGTGCAGCCCCTTCAGCGTGTTGGCGTGTTCTCGCTGGAGAAACAACAGATTCTTCTGGGCACTCTGTAGCTGGTTCTCCAGGTTTGAAGTTGCCATCCTGACATGCAGTTACCCTGTCAGTAACAGGTGGAGAAAAGTAACAGTGAGTTACCTTGCACACACAAAGATCCTCACTCTACAGCCAGGATCAGCAGGAACAGCTGAATTCTACTATTAAAGCACTGATATACAATCAAGCAAATGCCACAAAAGGTGGTTCTGATTCATGGCTATTTCAATTAGAAGTGCCCTAAGTTTATAGAAAGCCTAATTATACTTTAGGCCAGAGCAGTGTAGGGACTCATTTGTCTGGAGTTAACACATTGAAAGGATTAACTTCAGACAGACTAAGTCACTAATTCTGTTACGAGATAGAAGTGGAGTTCTGAGAAATGGGCTAGTATGTCCCTCTGTCGTGTTGGGGGTTTTCCACTTACTCCAGGGACACAGGGACTAGTAACATCCCTGGACAAGAACAAGGAAG
The genomic region above belongs to Phalacrocorax aristotelis chromosome 15, bGulAri2.1, whole genome shotgun sequence and contains:
- the CCDC92 gene encoding coiled-coil domain-containing protein 92, encoding MATSNLENQLQSAQKNLLFLQREHANTLKGLHAEIRRLQQHCTDLTYELTVKSSDLSENGSSRSDELKRKCEDLEAQLKVKEAENNELLKELEQKNAMIMVLENTIKEREKKYLEELKMKSHKLNMLSSELEQRASTIAYLTSQLHATKKKLMSSGGTSEGTPSGSPVLSNYKPSPPKDKLPETPRRRMKKSLSTPLNPEFEEAYRIGSDSRKLLLREPVDAMPDPTPFLLARETAEVHLIKERPLVIPPIASDRAPGESHSPAREKPHKAHIGVAHRIHHVAPAQPQPEVETLAVDQVHGSKVVRKHSGTDRTV